One region of Natronorubrum aibiense genomic DNA includes:
- the lrp gene encoding HTH-type transcriptional regulator Lrp — protein sequence MTYEHLDSDLVNALLGNGRASLRSLAEELDVSVTTISNHLSDLEEEGVIEGYAPVVNYDKAGYDVTAIMQLKAEGSALPEITETLQEHKQMVSVYEVTGNYDVIAVGKFKDTDDMNEKIKTLLSDPDINQSNTSVVLNSVVENAQFELETGDE from the coding sequence ATGACGTATGAACATCTCGATTCGGATCTGGTTAACGCGTTACTTGGAAATGGACGAGCGAGCCTGCGGAGTCTTGCCGAGGAACTGGATGTTTCTGTTACAACTATTTCGAACCACCTCTCCGATCTCGAGGAGGAAGGCGTAATCGAGGGATACGCACCGGTCGTTAATTACGACAAGGCGGGGTACGACGTGACGGCGATTATGCAACTCAAAGCTGAGGGGAGTGCCCTTCCCGAGATCACGGAGACACTTCAGGAACACAAACAAATGGTCTCCGTCTACGAAGTGACCGGGAACTACGACGTGATCGCCGTCGGAAAGTTCAAAGACACTGATGATATGAACGAGAAAATCAAGACACTGCTTTCCGATCCTGATATCAACCAGTCGAACACCAGCGTTGTCCTCAACAGCGTCGTTGAGAACGCGCAGTTCGAACTGGAAACCGGTGACGAGTGA
- a CDS encoding phosphatase PAP2 family protein, with the protein MLGRLLVEVASVVSILLAVFIPLCIGRNRLRTTWKEWRVRLYKSAPVAAVVIVALLINRVARQHLPDFSWAIGWNLTPTFYAIEGEAIIWFQSFANPAITQYFSFIYVYGYAFMLIFPVIAYFALSDTRPLRELLSAYAFNYLIGLVLYLLVIAYGPRNVIPDMIQTVLYDFQPQYQSLTREVNHNTNVFPSLHTSLSATVALFAYRTRQEYPIWFGVAVLLAVSVAISTMYLGIHWAIDVSAGVALAILSVVASDRLVGHPIFSEIIDEYVTQFRTVMDTFADETAKRKK; encoded by the coding sequence ATGCTTGGAAGGTTACTGGTTGAAGTAGCATCCGTTGTCTCGATTCTACTCGCTGTTTTTATACCTCTGTGTATCGGTCGAAACCGATTACGGACGACATGGAAGGAATGGCGGGTCCGATTATATAAGAGTGCTCCTGTCGCAGCCGTAGTGATAGTCGCATTGCTCATAAACCGAGTCGCTCGGCAACATCTACCAGATTTCTCATGGGCAATTGGGTGGAATCTGACACCGACATTCTATGCCATCGAAGGCGAGGCAATTATCTGGTTCCAATCATTTGCTAATCCGGCAATCACACAGTATTTTTCGTTCATTTATGTCTATGGGTACGCTTTTATGCTAATTTTCCCCGTGATTGCGTACTTTGCGTTGTCTGATACGCGGCCGCTCAGAGAGCTACTGTCTGCATATGCATTCAATTATTTGATCGGATTAGTCCTCTATCTACTGGTGATTGCCTACGGGCCTCGAAACGTCATACCGGATATGATCCAAACCGTCCTATACGACTTCCAACCTCAGTACCAGTCTCTCACCCGTGAGGTTAATCACAACACTAACGTCTTTCCATCGTTGCACACATCGCTTTCAGCGACGGTCGCGTTATTTGCCTACCGGACCAGACAAGAATACCCAATCTGGTTCGGTGTCGCAGTCCTGCTGGCAGTGAGTGTCGCCATCTCAACGATGTATCTCGGGATCCACTGGGCAATCGATGTCTCTGCAGGTGTTGCGTTAGCGATTCTCTCCGTGGTCGCGTCTGATCGCCTTGTCGGTCACCCAATATTCTCTGAGATAATTGACGAGTACGTGACTCAATTTCGTACCGTCATGGATACCTTTGCCGACGAAACCGCGAAACGAAAAAAATGA
- a CDS encoding MFS transporter, with translation MNKERLQFWSLYLARFAEGFGFVTLITLLPYYINTLEPTDTTILGLTIGAGLIVGLYATGFTFAQTLAVVPVAWAGDRFDKRTVLLVILGIGIVVYALFPIVDSSASFIAIRGLQGIVVTGTGLMTLSLVGQLADAGTRANYIGKANAASFAASIIGSLSAGTLYEAFGFGHIFSIIVGIVLVAWAGTVVYLEPDETRIHGFPFTGLALNRRILTLSSFRFQYAFSVTLVRTWVPIFAGVSAAEGGLAYGGLAVALTVVAEKFTNMCCQPFTGRLSDSYGRAVFVFAGGAAYGLIALAVPFSPAIGTVLGFPAELSVVLPAAMASATLPAWLPLETVPAQLTLFGNVSPAFLPLVALSGLLGIADSFREPASMALFADEGTDDGGVASSFGIRELIWRPGSVIAPLLGGWLMYEVSMASVFYIGGAFALTGVTSFLVILMWFHGSDALSEW, from the coding sequence GTGAACAAGGAACGCCTGCAGTTCTGGTCGCTTTATCTTGCTCGGTTCGCAGAGGGGTTCGGTTTTGTCACGCTGATCACGCTCTTGCCGTACTATATCAATACGCTCGAGCCGACCGACACGACGATCCTGGGGTTGACGATCGGTGCCGGACTCATCGTTGGCCTCTACGCGACAGGGTTTACTTTCGCCCAGACACTCGCTGTTGTTCCTGTTGCGTGGGCCGGCGACCGATTCGACAAACGGACCGTGTTGCTCGTAATCCTTGGAATCGGTATCGTCGTCTATGCACTGTTTCCAATCGTCGATTCAAGTGCGTCGTTTATCGCGATTCGAGGGCTGCAAGGAATCGTCGTTACGGGAACCGGATTGATGACACTCTCACTCGTCGGACAGCTTGCCGACGCCGGGACTCGAGCGAACTACATCGGCAAGGCCAACGCAGCGAGCTTTGCCGCCTCCATCATCGGGAGCCTTAGCGCGGGAACGCTCTATGAGGCGTTTGGCTTCGGCCATATTTTTTCGATCATCGTCGGGATCGTGCTCGTCGCATGGGCTGGGACAGTCGTTTACCTTGAGCCGGATGAGACGCGCATCCACGGATTTCCATTTACCGGTCTGGCGCTCAACCGTCGAATACTCACACTCTCGAGTTTTCGCTTCCAGTACGCATTTTCGGTCACACTCGTGCGAACGTGGGTACCGATCTTCGCTGGTGTCTCCGCAGCCGAAGGTGGCTTGGCCTACGGTGGTCTCGCAGTTGCGCTCACCGTGGTTGCCGAGAAGTTTACCAATATGTGCTGTCAGCCCTTCACAGGACGGCTTTCGGATAGCTACGGACGAGCGGTGTTCGTCTTCGCTGGGGGAGCAGCATACGGTCTAATCGCGCTAGCTGTTCCGTTTTCACCAGCGATTGGAACCGTACTTGGCTTCCCTGCAGAGCTCTCCGTGGTCCTCCCAGCAGCGATGGCGAGTGCAACGCTTCCTGCGTGGCTGCCGCTCGAGACAGTGCCGGCTCAACTCACGTTATTCGGCAACGTTTCTCCGGCATTTCTTCCATTGGTTGCGCTCTCAGGATTGCTGGGTATCGCAGACAGTTTCCGTGAACCCGCGAGTATGGCGCTGTTTGCTGACGAAGGGACCGACGATGGTGGCGTCGCCTCGAGTTTCGGGATTCGCGAACTTATTTGGCGACCAGGAAGCGTCATCGCACCGTTACTCGGTGGTTGGCTCATGTACGAGGTGAGTATGGCATCAGTATTTTACATCGGTGGTGCGTTCGCGCTGACTGGTGTCACATCCTTCCTCGTGATTTTGATGTGGTTCCATGGATCCGATGCGCTCTCTGAGTGGTGA
- a CDS encoding amphi-Trp domain-containing protein: MPEEELFKTEESQTRAEIADALVAAAEQIESGSVHLESADTEQEVTVPENPMFEVELERLTDSETGEERYELEYEIRWTQ; this comes from the coding sequence ATGCCTGAAGAAGAACTTTTCAAGACCGAAGAATCACAGACAAGAGCCGAGATCGCCGACGCGCTCGTCGCCGCTGCCGAACAGATCGAATCCGGATCGGTCCACCTAGAAAGTGCAGACACAGAACAAGAGGTTACTGTCCCCGAGAACCCAATGTTCGAAGTCGAACTGGAACGACTCACAGATTCGGAAACTGGCGAAGAACGGTACGAACTCGAGTACGAGATCAGGTGGACTCAGTGA
- a CDS encoding helix-turn-helix domain-containing protein encodes MSTVRFYGGIEERLDIFTDLLSHLVQSTENDEGVPRHEVVDWIIANTNAKNPDSVADRLNFIEELGLIEDQDGTYSCTRTGRCYLRERDPIVLYNALRTSIKGFDTILRALALEPRTDEDLMELLVGEFEECQMETPGVVTRHRKWLQMIGYVERTDDHNHLTEAGEAVAEQLHGLSAVELEPGSTYHRQTLHTEYGGSIQGGIAPSRDEPVVFLFTGGTGEAHGY; translated from the coding sequence ATGTCTACCGTTCGGTTCTACGGAGGGATTGAGGAGCGCTTGGATATTTTCACGGATCTACTCTCGCACCTCGTACAATCTACCGAGAACGACGAAGGAGTACCACGACACGAGGTCGTTGACTGGATAATCGCCAACACAAATGCAAAGAATCCTGATTCGGTTGCGGATCGCTTGAATTTCATCGAGGAACTCGGCCTCATCGAGGACCAAGACGGCACATACTCCTGTACACGAACCGGTCGCTGCTATCTCAGGGAGCGAGATCCGATCGTCCTGTACAACGCGCTTCGCACGAGCATCAAGGGCTTCGATACAATCCTCCGTGCGTTAGCTCTCGAGCCCAGAACCGACGAGGACCTCATGGAACTGCTCGTTGGCGAGTTCGAAGAGTGTCAGATGGAGACGCCAGGCGTGGTGACACGCCATCGCAAGTGGTTGCAGATGATCGGCTACGTGGAGCGGACAGACGATCACAACCATCTCACTGAAGCCGGTGAGGCAGTTGCCGAACAACTCCATGGGCTCTCTGCTGTAGAGCTAGAGCCCGGCTCAACCTACCACCGTCAGACCCTCCACACAGAATACGGCGGCAGCATCCAGGGCGGAATCGCGCCCTCGAGAGACGAACCCGTCGTCTTTCTCTTCACTGGTGGCACCGGAGAAGCACACGGCTATTAG
- a CDS encoding multicopper oxidase family protein, with product MDDNEHEQTVPRRQALRVSGATLFGMAGLSGGTGIRVAALQQTAQEDDEDTQEQPLVASSAEIDVGMDESLETWVYDEQFPGPELRVSEGETLRVSLENQLPEETTIHWHGVPVPNSMDGVPDVTQEPISADETFEYEYEASPAGTYVYHSHVGLQLDRGLYGPLIVEEESPHVEFDREYTLQFDDHLTEEPALDSIEAPLGSDGIGPSGGPSGDGDGTGPGSGMGPSNRPNGNDGGMGPGSGGPGGGRGPGDGMGPGSQMTGQRPPYEGLLVNGQLPSDPPVFDVEEGERVRLRFINPSSATTYRVGIGGHSLSVTHADGRPVEPVDVDSFVMSMGERYDAILEADSPGEWAIVAEPVVGSEAPAEARLRYEDGSDDGSAERPQFDGRELEYSDLEALEPLDLSDSPDRTFDLTLSGGMMGGTDAGAWTIDGEPYPDADPFEISEGEHVRVQMVNRSPAIHPMHLHGHFFQVGDAVKDTVLVAPHGDQVTFDFVADNPGDWLFHCHNVYHLERGMARVFEYE from the coding sequence ATGGACGACAACGAACACGAACAAACCGTTCCGCGACGGCAGGCGTTGCGTGTCAGCGGCGCGACGCTGTTCGGAATGGCGGGACTCTCAGGCGGGACCGGAATCAGAGTGGCCGCACTTCAGCAGACCGCACAGGAGGACGACGAGGACACACAGGAACAACCGTTAGTCGCCTCCAGCGCGGAGATCGATGTCGGGATGGACGAGAGCCTCGAGACGTGGGTGTACGACGAGCAATTCCCCGGCCCGGAGCTCCGAGTCAGCGAAGGGGAGACGCTGCGCGTCTCGCTCGAGAACCAGTTGCCCGAGGAGACGACGATTCACTGGCACGGCGTTCCTGTTCCAAACTCGATGGATGGCGTTCCGGACGTCACGCAAGAACCCATCTCGGCGGACGAGACGTTCGAGTATGAATACGAGGCGTCACCGGCAGGGACATACGTCTACCACAGCCACGTCGGGTTGCAACTCGACAGGGGACTCTACGGCCCCCTAATTGTCGAGGAAGAGTCGCCACACGTTGAGTTCGACCGCGAATACACGTTGCAGTTCGACGACCATCTTACGGAGGAGCCGGCACTGGACTCGATCGAAGCGCCACTGGGCAGTGACGGAATAGGTCCCAGCGGCGGACCAAGCGGAGATGGTGACGGAACGGGTCCCGGAAGCGGCATGGGACCAAGCAACAGACCAAACGGAAACGACGGTGGCATGGGGCCCGGTAGTGGTGGACCTGGGGGCGGTCGCGGACCGGGTGATGGTATGGGACCCGGAAGTCAAATGACGGGTCAGCGACCGCCGTACGAGGGACTGCTCGTTAACGGTCAGCTCCCGTCGGACCCACCGGTGTTCGACGTCGAAGAAGGCGAACGCGTTCGTCTGCGGTTCATCAATCCAAGCAGCGCCACGACCTATCGCGTCGGCATCGGCGGCCACTCACTGTCCGTCACACACGCTGACGGGCGACCGGTCGAACCCGTCGACGTAGATTCATTCGTCATGAGCATGGGCGAGCGCTACGACGCAATCCTCGAGGCCGACTCACCCGGTGAGTGGGCCATCGTCGCAGAACCTGTCGTCGGCTCCGAGGCCCCCGCGGAAGCGAGACTGCGCTACGAAGACGGATCCGACGACGGCTCCGCCGAGCGACCGCAGTTCGATGGCCGAGAACTCGAGTACAGCGATCTCGAGGCCCTCGAACCGCTTGATCTCAGCGACAGTCCGGATCGGACGTTCGATCTCACGCTGTCGGGCGGAATGATGGGTGGCACTGACGCCGGCGCGTGGACCATCGATGGCGAGCCGTATCCTGATGCCGACCCGTTCGAAATCAGTGAAGGAGAGCACGTGCGAGTGCAGATGGTAAACCGCAGTCCAGCGATCCATCCGATGCACCTGCACGGTCACTTCTTCCAGGTGGGCGACGCGGTCAAGGACACCGTTCTCGTCGCACCTCACGGCGATCAGGTGACGTTCGATTTCGTGGCGGACAACCCTGGAGACTGGCTGTTCCATTGTCATAACGTCTATCACTTGGAACGGGGGATGGCCCGCGTGTTCGAATACGAGTAG
- a CDS encoding potassium channel family protein, whose protein sequence is MSLVYLTLGVVFLFGTVIDLLWTTLWVEGGAGPLTSRLMAWTWRSLRWIGTQNSRLLSLSGPLIFVLSLAVWIVLLWSGWTLIFAGAESAFTDTLNRGPVSWSDRVYFTGYTVFTLGIGDFAPQEGIWQLITILAAGSGLLFVTLSVTYTLSVLDAVTQKRAFANNVSGFGTNGEEIVQTAWNGEEFQELDLLLDSFVTQLTLLTENHNAYPVLHYFHSAQPDRAPAVEIAVLDEALTLIRFGVPERNRPNEIVIRNARKSIENYLETLHEAFVDSADDPPPSPDLCALSTAGIPTVSDEEFETSLDEMEKRRRILLGFVRSDSREWPTSATE, encoded by the coding sequence ATGTCTCTCGTCTATCTCACTCTCGGCGTTGTCTTCCTCTTTGGTACCGTCATCGATCTCCTCTGGACGACACTTTGGGTTGAGGGTGGCGCTGGTCCACTCACGTCTCGGCTGATGGCATGGACGTGGCGATCACTCCGATGGATCGGCACCCAGAATTCACGACTACTCAGTCTCTCGGGACCGTTAATCTTCGTACTGAGCCTCGCAGTATGGATCGTGTTGCTCTGGAGCGGGTGGACGTTGATCTTCGCTGGAGCCGAGAGTGCATTCACTGATACACTCAACCGCGGCCCTGTGTCGTGGTCCGACCGGGTCTATTTCACTGGATATACGGTTTTTACGTTAGGTATCGGTGATTTTGCTCCACAGGAGGGAATCTGGCAACTCATCACGATACTCGCAGCAGGAAGCGGATTGCTCTTCGTGACACTGAGTGTTACCTATACGCTTTCAGTTCTCGATGCAGTCACCCAGAAGCGTGCGTTCGCCAACAACGTGAGCGGATTCGGCACGAACGGCGAGGAGATCGTCCAAACAGCCTGGAACGGTGAGGAGTTCCAAGAACTTGACCTGCTGTTGGATTCGTTCGTAACGCAGCTTACGCTCCTGACAGAGAACCACAACGCCTACCCCGTCCTCCATTACTTTCACAGTGCACAGCCCGATCGAGCGCCAGCCGTAGAAATCGCAGTGCTGGATGAAGCCCTGACACTCATTCGATTCGGCGTCCCGGAACGCAATCGACCAAACGAGATCGTGATTCGGAACGCTCGCAAAAGTATCGAGAACTACCTCGAAACGCTTCACGAGGCGTTTGTTGACTCTGCTGACGATCCTCCTCCGTCGCCGGATCTATGCGCTCTCAGCACAGCGGGTATTCCGACCGTATCGGACGAAGAGTTCGAAACCTCCCTCGACGAGATGGAAAAGCGCCGACGGATACTACTCGGATTTGTCCGATCCGACTCTCGAGAATGGCCGACGAGTGCAACTGAATGA
- a CDS encoding RNase J family beta-CASP ribonuclease — protein sequence MEIEIATIGGYEEVGRQMTAVRAGDDIVIFDMGLNLSKVLIHDNLRTEGMHSLDLIDMGAIPDDRVMSDLEGDVRAIVPTHGHLDHIGAISKLAHRYDAPIVATPFTLELVKGELEDEQKFGSSNELIQMDAGETMQIGEHGCELEFVNVTHSIIQAINPVLHTPEGAIVYGLDKRIDHTPVIGEPIDLKRFREIGREGNGVLCYIEDCTNANKKGRTPSENVARESLRDALYSMEDYNGGIVATTFSSHIARVKSIIEFAREIGRKPILLGRSMETYSGTAKQIGVEFPSDVEMVGYRRSIDQTLERIMNDGKGNFLPVVTGHQGEPRALLTRMARGETPYDLDAGDKVVFSARVIPEPTNEGQRYQAEKLLGMQGARVYSDIHVSGHLRQEGHYTMLDALQPQHIIPAHQDLSGFSGYVDLASNQGYTLGRDLHPTTNGNIIQLN from the coding sequence ATGGAAATTGAAATTGCTACGATTGGCGGCTACGAGGAAGTCGGTCGACAGATGACTGCTGTCCGCGCCGGTGACGACATTGTGATCTTTGACATGGGACTGAACCTGTCAAAGGTCCTTATTCACGACAACCTCCGGACAGAGGGGATGCACAGTCTCGACCTGATCGACATGGGTGCAATCCCCGACGACCGGGTAATGAGCGACCTGGAAGGTGATGTTCGAGCAATCGTTCCAACCCATGGTCACCTCGACCACATCGGTGCGATCAGCAAACTCGCTCACCGGTATGACGCCCCCATCGTTGCGACACCATTCACACTCGAACTGGTGAAAGGAGAACTCGAGGACGAGCAGAAATTCGGCTCTAGCAACGAGCTGATTCAGATGGACGCGGGCGAGACGATGCAAATCGGCGAACACGGCTGTGAACTCGAGTTCGTCAACGTCACGCACTCGATTATTCAGGCGATCAACCCCGTCCTTCACACCCCTGAAGGAGCGATCGTCTATGGGCTGGATAAACGCATTGACCACACACCGGTTATCGGTGAACCGATCGATCTGAAACGCTTCCGAGAGATCGGTCGCGAGGGGAACGGTGTTCTCTGTTATATCGAGGACTGTACGAACGCGAATAAGAAGGGACGGACACCCTCCGAAAACGTTGCTCGTGAGAGTCTTCGGGATGCGCTCTACAGCATGGAAGACTACAACGGTGGTATCGTCGCTACCACGTTCTCCAGCCACATCGCGCGGGTCAAATCGATTATCGAATTCGCCCGAGAAATTGGCCGGAAGCCGATCTTGCTTGGTCGATCTATGGAGACGTACTCGGGGACTGCAAAGCAGATCGGTGTCGAGTTCCCATCCGATGTCGAGATGGTTGGCTACCGTCGATCGATCGACCAGACACTCGAGCGGATTATGAACGACGGGAAAGGTAATTTCCTCCCAGTCGTCACCGGTCATCAGGGCGAACCTCGAGCACTGCTTACACGGATGGCTCGTGGAGAAACGCCGTACGACCTCGATGCTGGTGACAAAGTCGTGTTCTCCGCACGAGTGATTCCTGAACCGACGAACGAAGGACAACGGTACCAAGCGGAAAAATTACTCGGAATGCAAGGAGCACGTGTTTACTCCGATATCCACGTCTCCGGACACCTCCGTCAGGAAGGTCACTATACCATGCTCGATGCGCTCCAGCCACAGCACATCATCCCTGCTCACCAGGATCTGAGTGGGTTTTCGGGATATGTCGACCTTGCTTCCAATCAGGGATACACGCTCGGTCGGGATCTACACCCGACCACGAACGGAAACATCATTCAACTGAATTGA
- a CDS encoding ABC transporter substrate-binding protein — translation MEKDSNELNSLASRRTVLAAGCGGIVSSLAGCTNGKQGIIDGSNNQLSVTILTHPTDSDRQSIQITRQLEKNLKAVGINTRIEPRTDSELWRKILLDRDYDCYVSHYPGRADPYYLYGLFHSKYAPESGWQNPFGFADAEMDELLEQQRSATGKKRKEAIDKVLHHVAQTHPIVPICIPPERRLVRTDRFKGWTDYRLGTRLGFLDLEPNINAFEGDTVLTAVTTDSQSSQNINPLSAAYRTRDMFVGILYDSLVVEDGDEIRPWLAESVEWDSSVATITLRPDCRFHDDKLVTAEDVAFTYEFLSDTSLGERDTPSPTPRYRELVDAVEAVEVLDPQTVRIRVGTSVDVGKQLFMIPILPKHVWEAAVKERLENNEEPTQGTWDIVTAASVPKIGSGPYAFVDQESRSQLRFERFDDHFTLRKHVDLPAPTADKLNFSVVPNSDLAVDQLSAGNVDMTASTLRPETVSDILDNSNLELLETPSWSFYHIGFNVRNAPFSNPHFRENVARLINREAIVDEIFNGQATPTVAPVVSEWIPDDLMWDGEAQYAPFFGNDNETTTNEETGTLNVDLAKRAFERDGFQYNDDRERLMDY, via the coding sequence ATGGAAAAAGACTCAAATGAATTGAACAGTTTGGCAAGCAGACGTACCGTTCTCGCAGCGGGATGTGGCGGAATTGTTAGCTCGCTTGCCGGTTGTACGAACGGGAAACAAGGCATTATTGATGGATCCAATAATCAACTCTCGGTCACGATCTTAACGCACCCCACGGACAGTGATCGACAGAGCATACAAATCACTCGCCAACTCGAAAAAAACCTCAAAGCAGTCGGAATTAATACTAGAATCGAACCACGGACCGATTCCGAACTATGGCGCAAGATCTTGCTGGATCGCGATTACGATTGTTATGTCAGTCATTATCCGGGCAGGGCTGACCCATACTACCTGTACGGACTGTTCCACTCGAAGTATGCTCCCGAATCCGGCTGGCAGAACCCCTTTGGATTCGCGGATGCCGAAATGGATGAACTACTTGAACAGCAGCGTTCGGCAACCGGCAAGAAACGAAAGGAAGCTATTGATAAAGTACTACATCACGTAGCGCAAACGCATCCGATTGTTCCAATCTGTATCCCCCCTGAACGTCGTCTTGTCAGAACGGACCGGTTCAAAGGTTGGACTGATTATCGCCTTGGAACGAGGCTCGGCTTCCTTGATCTTGAGCCGAATATTAACGCATTCGAAGGAGATACGGTATTAACCGCTGTCACAACTGACTCTCAATCGTCTCAAAATATTAATCCATTGTCTGCGGCGTATCGAACCCGAGACATGTTTGTAGGAATCCTGTATGACTCGCTGGTGGTTGAAGATGGAGATGAAATCCGTCCGTGGCTCGCAGAGTCGGTGGAGTGGGACAGTTCGGTTGCAACGATTACTCTCCGTCCTGACTGTCGATTCCATGATGACAAACTGGTTACCGCCGAAGATGTCGCGTTCACCTATGAATTTCTGTCTGATACTTCTCTTGGAGAGCGTGATACTCCGTCTCCGACGCCGAGGTACCGTGAGCTGGTGGATGCCGTTGAAGCAGTCGAGGTTCTCGATCCACAGACCGTCCGAATTCGAGTCGGAACGTCGGTTGATGTCGGGAAGCAGTTGTTTATGATTCCGATTCTTCCGAAACACGTCTGGGAAGCAGCGGTCAAAGAGCGCCTTGAGAATAATGAAGAGCCAACGCAAGGAACGTGGGATATTGTCACCGCAGCTTCCGTGCCGAAAATCGGTAGCGGTCCGTACGCATTCGTCGACCAAGAATCGCGTTCTCAACTTCGATTCGAGCGATTCGATGATCACTTCACCCTACGAAAACATGTCGACCTTCCAGCACCGACCGCGGATAAACTTAATTTCTCGGTCGTACCAAACAGCGACTTGGCTGTCGATCAACTCTCGGCAGGAAACGTGGATATGACGGCATCAACTCTAAGACCAGAAACAGTCAGTGACATCTTAGATAATTCCAATCTCGAACTCCTCGAGACACCATCGTGGAGTTTCTACCACATTGGATTCAACGTCCGGAACGCTCCGTTTAGCAATCCACATTTCCGAGAGAATGTTGCGAGGCTAATCAATAGAGAAGCGATCGTCGACGAAATCTTTAATGGGCAGGCGACGCCGACCGTCGCACCCGTCGTCTCGGAGTGGATACCGGACGATCTGATGTGGGACGGAGAAGCGCAATACGCTCCCTTTTTCGGCAATGATAATGAAACAACGACCAATGAAGAGACAGGAACCCTCAACGTGGACTTGGCGAAACGAGCGTTCGAACGAGACGGTTTCCAGTACAACGACGACCGTGAGCGTCTAATGGATTACTGA
- a CDS encoding acyltransferase — translation MASRIYSIDAMRIIAIVFVVLIHTDPFQRINAYGNMINFGTKTISRFAVPFFFLTSGYFFAPKTAHHNPIKYLPERIVKLTSLYLFGLVLAAPTFLGGQLVQAKFADQSLRATTVSSITEFLDPVELLYYGTSVSEILWFLPALLFSLLFVSFVTVIGKPSYVLPVALCFHLVGLLGATYTMFVDIPFEIRDALFFGFFYTSLGYTICVRSWEPSKKKGRLLLGFVSLFIVLQFIEFYALGYLLRGEPFGSYVYAPSYGISTALLSTSLFLFLLSRPTLFADTSLPTWGTYAVGIYVTHPTVFAILQDFRETLESMGYAVDSMIIWHLATTPATIIGALTIYLLAHKLRVIEIGGSHLPGEPWLKTRRSK, via the coding sequence ATGGCCAGTCGGATCTACAGTATCGATGCAATGAGAATTATTGCGATAGTATTCGTCGTGCTAATACACACCGATCCGTTTCAGAGAATTAATGCTTATGGAAATATGATAAACTTCGGAACTAAGACAATCTCACGGTTCGCCGTTCCCTTCTTCTTTCTTACATCGGGATACTTTTTTGCGCCCAAAACTGCCCACCACAATCCCATTAAGTACCTCCCCGAGCGAATTGTCAAACTTACCTCTCTCTACCTCTTTGGACTCGTACTCGCCGCTCCGACGTTTCTCGGAGGTCAGCTAGTTCAAGCGAAGTTTGCCGATCAGTCGCTTCGAGCTACCACCGTCAGCAGCATTACCGAGTTCCTTGACCCAGTCGAATTACTATACTACGGCACGTCGGTTTCCGAGATTCTTTGGTTTCTTCCCGCCCTACTCTTTTCACTCCTCTTCGTTTCCTTCGTCACTGTGATTGGAAAACCGAGTTACGTGTTACCAGTTGCGCTGTGCTTTCATCTTGTTGGGCTCCTCGGTGCGACTTACACGATGTTCGTGGACATCCCATTTGAAATTCGAGACGCCCTCTTCTTCGGCTTTTTTTACACCAGTTTGGGTTATACTATTTGCGTACGAAGCTGGGAACCATCCAAGAAAAAAGGCCGACTCCTTCTTGGTTTTGTTAGCTTATTCATCGTATTACAATTTATTGAGTTCTATGCCCTAGGCTATCTCCTCCGTGGCGAACCATTCGGCTCATACGTCTATGCACCAAGTTACGGGATTTCCACCGCGCTGCTAAGCACTTCGCTGTTCCTGTTTCTACTTTCACGACCGACGCTTTTTGCCGATACGTCGCTTCCTACTTGGGGGACTTATGCGGTAGGAATCTACGTTACCCATCCAACAGTATTTGCAATCCTTCAAGACTTCCGTGAGACACTGGAATCGATGGGCTACGCGGTTGATTCTATGATCATCTGGCATCTCGCCACGACTCCTGCGACCATCATTGGCGCACTAACAATCTATTTACTTGCTCATAAACTCCGTGTAATTGAGATTGGTGGCAGTCATTTACCCGGAGAACCATGGCTCAAAACTCGCAGATCAAAGTAA